The genome window AGAAAAAGTTTTAAATCTTTCATATTTTCCTTTATATTGGTTTTATACTGAGTTTTATTTTATTTTTTATATCACTAAAATTAATACTTTCATCACAGACTTCGTATGAAATATCATAATTTTTGCTAGATATTTTTTGGCTAAAACCACAAGAATGGTTTTTTTTATTTTTTCCATAAAAAATTGGTTTTTTATGAATTATATCCTCTAAAAAATCTTCATAGTATGCGTTGTTAAAAAATCTTTGGTTGAATTTTTTTTTCGCATAACAAACACTGTTAATGCAAATTTGATCCGTGATTTTTAGTTCAAACAAAACCTTAGAAGCATTATAAAATTCTAACTTTGTAAGATGACTCCCCTTGTTTAAAAAACCATAATCAGCAAATTTAATTTGTGGCGTTTTTAAAACAATATAAGCACTTTGTGTATGTGTTTTGTTTTTCATTGCGCATGCACCCAAAACAACACACACAAAGCCTAAAAAAATCAGTTGGTGTATTTTTTTCATTTAAGATTTTTAAAACTAAGATTAAGCTCTAAATTGAGTTCTTTTACTATTTTCATTACATTTTGCAAATCATCAATTTGTTTTCCAACTACTCGAATTTCATTACCTCTGATACTCGAAGTTACTTTTAGCTTGCTATCTTTAATGGCTTTATTGATTTTTTTAGCACTATCTGTATCAATAGCATCGTTAACTTTTAAATTCAGTCTAAAATTAGCTCCACTTTCTCTGCTTAATTCTTTAATGCCATTAGGATTGATCCCTCTTTTGATTAACTTTGAAATCACAATATCCTTAAGCACTTCAAGCTTTGCTTCACTAGAGCAAATAAGCTTAAATACACTTTCTTTTTCACTTAGTTCTATTTCACTTTTGATACCTTTTAAATCATATCTGCTATCAAGTTCTTTTTTGGCTTGCTCTAAAGCATTTTTTAGCTCTTGTTTATCAATTTCACCGCTAATATCAAAACTATGTTCACTTGCCATTTTCCATAAACTCCTTAAGATTATTAAATACAATTTGTATTAAATTTTGTATCGATTCTTGACTTGCCCATGCTACATGTGGGGTGATGATTAGATTTTCCTTGTTGTTTATGCTAAGCAATGGATGATCTTTGATCATAGGCTCTACTTCAAGCACATCAAGCCCTACTCTAATATTTTTCTCATTCATAACTTGTGCCAAGTCTGCTTCATTGATGATCCCACCACGCCCCACATTAATTAAAATAGCTTCATCTTTTAAAAGCAGCAATTCTTTTTTTGTCAATAAATTTTTAGTTTTGTCGTTTAAAGGTGCATGAATGCTAATCACATCACAAGTTTTCAAAAGCTCTTCAAGACTTACTCTTTCATACTCATTATTAAAATTTGCTCCAGAAGTTGAATAGTAACAAATTTTAGAACCAAACATTTGCGATACTTTAGCCACTTCTTTACCAATCACACCAAGTCCGATAATACCATGTCTTTTGCCTGTTAAAGTATGTAAAATCCTGCTAAAATCAGTAAACATCGTACTTTTTGTCCAAAGTCCATCTTTGCTCCATTGATCATAATATGGAATTTGATTTAAAAAAGCAAAAAGCAAAGCAAAAGTATGACTTAATACACTTTTTGTAGAGTATCCGGCTGCGTTTTTTACCACTATGCCTTTAGAATTTGCATACTCTACATCAATATTATTAACCCCTGTGCCAAGCTGTAAAATCAACTTCAAGTTAGTTTGATCAATGACTTCTTTATCAATGATGACTTTATTGATCATCACTACTTCAGCATCAGCTATTCTTGAGATGACCTCATCTTTAGGAGTAAGCTCATAGCTTATAAATTCTCCAACACTTTTAAAATCCGATAAATCCCCTCCGCCTAATGTAGCGGCATCTAAGCATACTATTTTCATTAATCTTTTATGATATGTCCTACAAATTTAGAATAATTATCAAGCACCAAACCGCCTTTTCTAAAGCCTAGTCCACATCCTTCATACGCAAAGAAAACTCCAGCTTGATAATAATCATTTTCATTTTGGTTAAAATCTACAAATTCTTGATACACAAAACGGTTGTTTTGATAATCTCCATTTGTTTCAAAACTCACATCTCCGTTAGCTTCTATAATAGAAACATTTGCCCCTTCTCTACCAAAAACAGGCTTTTTAACACATTTTTTGCCAACCAATGGTTGATCGCTTGTTTCTAACAATAAAGGGTGGTTTGGGTAAAGCTCCCATAAAATTTTCATAATACCCTTACTTTGGAAAAGTAAAGTGTAAGCAGGATTTAAAATAATCGCTTTTTGATTTTGCATGATTTGGGTTAAAAGCATAGCAAGCTCTCCCTCTTCTATAGCGATACTTTCCCAAGGAATAAGTTTAAAAAAGTATTCATAATTAACATCATTTTTAAATACACCCTCAGGCGAAAATTCCACCTCATCGACAAAAGAAAACTCACTTTCAAAACCTGCTTCATTGGCAATGTGTGCTAAAAGTTTTGTGGTGATCATATCCTCATCACTTCCTGCAATAGATGAGAATAATATCTTCCAGCCTTCATAATATCTTTCAAATTCACTTACATCTTCTTCTAAAGTAATAAGTCTTTTAAAATTATCTCTCAAAGCTTCATATATATTGTTAAACTGAGAACTTTCATCTAGATTGTTTTGTTTTAAAATCGCCCATTGTAAAATAGCACTTTCAAACAATGAAGTAGGAGTGTCAGCATTAAATTCTATAAGCTTTATAGGTTTTCCATCTAGTCCACCTGCTAAATCAAACCTACCATATAAATGCCAATGTACATCATTTGCCCAACTCATTTTAATAGCTTCTACAAGATTAAAAGGAATTCCAAGTTCATCAAAACGATCATTATCAATCACTTCTTGTGCTGCTGCAACAAACATATCATAA of Campylobacter sp. 2014D-0216 contains these proteins:
- a CDS encoding D-2-hydroxyacid dehydrogenase, which encodes MKIVCLDAATLGGGDLSDFKSVGEFISYELTPKDEVISRIADAEVVMINKVIIDKEVIDQTNLKLILQLGTGVNNIDVEYANSKGIVVKNAAGYSTKSVLSHTFALLFAFLNQIPYYDQWSKDGLWTKSTMFTDFSRILHTLTGKRHGIIGLGVIGKEVAKVSQMFGSKICYYSTSGANFNNEYERVSLEELLKTCDVISIHAPLNDKTKNLLTKKELLLLKDEAILINVGRGGIINEADLAQVMNEKNIRVGLDVLEVEPMIKDHPLLSINNKENLIITPHVAWASQESIQNLIQIVFNNLKEFMENGK
- a CDS encoding glutathionylspermidine synthase family protein, translating into MNFLKVNPLEKSYLDQMGFSWHTDKDGSDYLDPNLVCVKESEANAYYDAVNELYDMFVAAAQEVIDNDRFDELGIPFNLVEAIKMSWANDVHWHLYGRFDLAGGLDGKPIKLIEFNADTPTSLFESAILQWAILKQNNLDESSQFNNIYEALRDNFKRLITLEEDVSEFERYYEGWKILFSSIAGSDEDMITTKLLAHIANEAGFESEFSFVDEVEFSPEGVFKNDVNYEYFFKLIPWESIAIEEGELAMLLTQIMQNQKAIILNPAYTLLFQSKGIMKILWELYPNHPLLLETSDQPLVGKKCVKKPVFGREGANVSIIEANGDVSFETNGDYQNNRFVYQEFVDFNQNENDYYQAGVFFAYEGCGLGFRKGGLVLDNYSKFVGHIIKD
- a CDS encoding YajQ family cyclic di-GMP-binding protein; translation: MASEHSFDISGEIDKQELKNALEQAKKELDSRYDLKGIKSEIELSEKESVFKLICSSEAKLEVLKDIVISKLIKRGINPNGIKELSRESGANFRLNLKVNDAIDTDSAKKINKAIKDSKLKVTSSIRGNEIRVVGKQIDDLQNVMKIVKELNLELNLSFKNLK